One Micromonospora sp. WMMD812 genomic window carries:
- a CDS encoding VOC family protein, protein MRSRTAGMWWGAAVEAPDPGALARFYSDLLGWPIGHEEPGTAIVAPAQGGVYLVFQQATDYQAPVWPPVDGRQRPMMHLDFQVGDLDAAVADAVALGASLAADQPQENVRVLLDPAGHPFCLCFDED, encoded by the coding sequence ATGCGATCTCGAACGGCCGGCATGTGGTGGGGCGCCGCGGTCGAGGCGCCCGACCCCGGCGCCCTGGCGCGGTTCTACTCGGACCTGCTCGGCTGGCCCATCGGCCACGAGGAGCCCGGCACCGCGATCGTCGCCCCTGCCCAGGGCGGCGTCTACCTCGTGTTCCAACAGGCCACCGACTACCAGGCCCCGGTCTGGCCGCCCGTCGACGGCCGGCAGCGCCCGATGATGCATCTTGACTTCCAGGTCGGCGACCTCGACGCCGCGGTCGCCGACGCAGTCGCCCTGGGCGCGTCGCTCGCCGCTGACCAGCCGCAGGAGAACGTCCGGGTACTCCTCGACCCGGCCGGGCACCCCTTCTGCCTCTGCTTCGACGAGGACTAG
- a CDS encoding low temperature requirement protein A, giving the protein MTEVQALRRAANPERPTFLELLVDLVYVFALTRISQRLIDDITAEEHLPFTDVGVTVLILLALWHMWSTTVWSTSRMDPELPVIRVVLLITMVSSMVMAVAVPQGFTDRALVFTTAYVGGQVARVLYYGLATRGPQGRSAARALVWSLLSGPLWIVGALAPDVSLRAVLWVCAVLLDYLGATWGFPLPRLGRDRITSQPVVAGHLAERYQQFLLIALGEMIFTIGVAFSGGSFLLPETAGFALGLAGTVLFWQVYFQRAGRLLTDAIGGAANPSWLGFAVAFSHLAMIIGIVVSGVGYELSVSEPLAAPEPMWLLAILGGPALFLAGRAALEFQVFSRVSRSRVAGFVALGVLAPALWHVPPLATAGAATAVLLGVAVADLRRARGREPEPATPSR; this is encoded by the coding sequence ATGACCGAGGTCCAGGCCCTGCGCAGGGCCGCCAACCCGGAACGGCCGACGTTCCTCGAGCTGCTCGTCGATCTCGTGTACGTGTTCGCGCTGACCCGGATCTCCCAACGCCTGATCGACGACATCACCGCAGAGGAGCACCTGCCCTTCACGGACGTCGGCGTGACGGTGCTGATCCTTCTCGCGCTCTGGCACATGTGGTCGACCACGGTCTGGTCGACCAGCCGGATGGACCCGGAGCTGCCGGTCATTCGGGTGGTGCTGCTGATCACGATGGTCAGCAGCATGGTGATGGCCGTCGCCGTGCCGCAGGGTTTCACCGACCGGGCGCTCGTGTTCACCACGGCGTACGTGGGCGGACAGGTCGCTCGGGTGCTGTACTACGGGCTCGCGACCCGCGGGCCACAGGGCCGGTCAGCGGCACGAGCCCTGGTCTGGTCTCTCCTCTCCGGACCACTGTGGATCGTGGGCGCGCTGGCGCCGGACGTGTCACTGCGCGCGGTGCTCTGGGTCTGTGCCGTGTTGCTGGACTACCTCGGTGCCACGTGGGGCTTCCCGCTTCCGCGGTTGGGCCGCGACCGGATCACCTCCCAGCCGGTCGTGGCCGGCCACCTGGCCGAGCGGTACCAGCAGTTCCTGCTGATCGCGCTCGGGGAGATGATCTTCACGATCGGCGTGGCGTTCAGTGGCGGCTCCTTCCTCCTGCCGGAAACGGCCGGTTTCGCGTTGGGGCTCGCCGGAACCGTGCTGTTCTGGCAGGTCTATTTCCAGCGGGCCGGACGGTTGCTGACCGACGCCATCGGTGGCGCGGCGAATCCGTCCTGGCTCGGCTTCGCCGTCGCGTTCAGCCACCTGGCGATGATCATCGGCATCGTCGTGTCCGGAGTGGGCTACGAGTTGAGCGTCTCCGAGCCCCTCGCCGCACCCGAGCCGATGTGGCTGCTCGCCATCCTCGGCGGCCCCGCGCTGTTCCTGGCGGGGCGGGCCGCCCTCGAGTTCCAGGTGTTCAGCCGCGTCTCCCGCTCCCGGGTCGCCGGCTTCGTGGCGCTCGGGGTGCTCGCCCCGGCACTGTGGCACGTGCCGCCGTTGGCCACCGCCGGCGCCGCGACCGCGGTGCTGCTCGGGGTGGCCGTCGCGGACCTGCGCCGCGCGCGCGGTCGCGAGCCGGAACCGGCCACCCCGTCGAGGTGA
- a CDS encoding bifunctional 3-(3-hydroxy-phenyl)propionate/3-hydroxycinnamic acid hydroxylase, giving the protein MNDDGDTVDVLVVGCGPVGGVLAALLGRHGARVVVVERYEEPYPRPRAATLDAEVTRILRQVPGLADTDGWAVGVRRSQVLAPDHRPLFTVDVPDAGPGSPQPALIDQPGLEAALRAGLSALPGVELRPGRSVVAIAQGDGHVEVTFDDGTRISAGWVVGCDGASSTVRRLLDVPYEGVSFPQPWLVVDATTGGDAGAPPTMSFVLDPRRPLVTMSRPGARRWEWMLLPGEDPERMADEATVRELIAAWLDPDRVQVRRAAVFTYHAREAARWRRGRVLLAGDAAHSMPPFVGQGLGSGIRDAASLAWRLAQVAQGLDDESLLDGYERERRPDVRATTLMALRAGRVVQTRSRVASGVLRAVLRTVGAVPGVEAFVSRRAERAQPARRLPRGAAGRHPGAGRLLPDARVRTPDGEVRLDDLLGNRWAVIGHGGDPRHHLDADARAWIADRRAVVLAVAVPAGETPVGAGCTVIEDPDGTLPAPRRPAVTVVRPDRFLLGALPAPVTGAQLTDASRGGR; this is encoded by the coding sequence ATGAACGACGACGGCGACACCGTCGACGTGCTCGTCGTCGGATGCGGACCCGTCGGCGGGGTGCTGGCCGCGCTCCTCGGGCGGCACGGCGCCCGTGTCGTGGTGGTCGAGCGGTACGAGGAGCCGTATCCCCGCCCCCGCGCCGCCACCCTGGACGCCGAGGTCACCCGGATCCTGCGCCAGGTGCCGGGCCTCGCCGACACCGACGGCTGGGCGGTCGGCGTACGCCGCTCCCAGGTGCTCGCGCCCGACCACCGGCCACTCTTCACGGTCGACGTCCCCGATGCCGGCCCCGGCTCGCCGCAGCCCGCCCTGATCGACCAGCCGGGACTGGAGGCGGCGCTGCGGGCGGGGCTGTCCGCGCTGCCGGGTGTGGAGCTGCGTCCCGGTCGGTCCGTGGTGGCGATCGCGCAGGGCGACGGCCACGTCGAGGTCACCTTCGACGACGGCACCCGGATCAGCGCCGGGTGGGTCGTCGGGTGCGACGGGGCGTCGAGCACCGTCCGTCGGCTGCTCGACGTGCCGTACGAGGGGGTGAGCTTCCCCCAGCCCTGGCTCGTCGTCGACGCCACGACCGGTGGGGACGCCGGCGCGCCGCCCACGATGTCGTTCGTGCTGGACCCGCGTCGGCCCCTGGTGACGATGTCGCGGCCGGGAGCCCGACGCTGGGAGTGGATGCTGCTGCCGGGGGAGGACCCGGAGCGGATGGCCGACGAGGCGACCGTCCGGGAGCTGATCGCGGCGTGGCTGGACCCCGACCGCGTCCAGGTCCGCCGCGCCGCCGTGTTCACGTATCACGCCCGGGAGGCCGCGCGGTGGCGCCGGGGCCGGGTGCTGCTGGCCGGGGACGCCGCGCACTCCATGCCGCCGTTCGTCGGGCAGGGCCTCGGCAGCGGCATCCGCGACGCGGCGAGCCTCGCCTGGCGGCTCGCGCAGGTCGCGCAGGGACTCGACGACGAGTCGTTGCTCGACGGGTACGAGCGGGAGCGGCGCCCCGACGTGCGCGCCACCACCCTGATGGCGCTGCGGGCCGGCCGGGTCGTGCAGACCCGCAGCCGCGTCGCGTCGGGGGTGCTGCGCGCGGTGCTGCGTACCGTCGGCGCGGTGCCCGGCGTGGAGGCGTTCGTCAGTCGCCGCGCCGAGCGCGCCCAGCCCGCGCGGCGCCTTCCACGGGGGGCTGCCGGTCGCCATCCCGGGGCCGGCCGGCTGCTGCCCGACGCCCGCGTCCGTACGCCGGACGGCGAGGTCCGCCTCGACGACCTCCTCGGCAACCGCTGGGCGGTCATCGGACACGGCGGCGACCCGCGCCACCACTTGGACGCGGACGCCCGCGCGTGGATCGCGGACCGGCGGGCAGTCGTCCTGGCGGTCGCGGTGCCGGCCGGGGAGACGCCCGTCGGAGCCGGCTGCACGGTCATCGAGGATCCCGACGGCACGCTGCCCGCGCCGCGACGGCCCGCCGTCACGGTGGTGCGGCCGGACCGGTTCCTGCTCGGCGCTCTCCCCGCACCGGTGACCGGCGCCCAGCTGACGGACGCCAGCCGCGGCGGCCGGTGA
- a CDS encoding FUSC family protein: protein MLGTSLAWLRRRDPGYVALRRAARLTIVASTVFYTCRYALGSVNLATYGLFGTVAAGAFAQLPGSARERARTLLAALPVAWALVAAGTVLAANTWAAAGGMLVIGFAVAFAGVGGPRLVGLVSALQLFYILASFPPSQPSTLPERLGGVSLGIGLIAAAEMLLWPDPAPVSYQQRLADAAGRLSAYLEATAAALTDPTGDRRDRDVMRGRAAEAVDRLRLAQLPPVQRPTGAGARDRTLRVCGAALTEVLAEADRLAAETTRQPLPDGRTVAVLGCCADTTRAAGAGLLPGAPPADVAALDASIRRAEAAYPNTATGPGAGLDVERLRRDATALAVADQVRIFAVGARLAGGTPVHGEVELGAYREVFDDARRPPWVLYWRQFRSHLSPWSAPAQSALRLAVALAAARVVAGSLDLMHGFWVLLATLTILRTSAVDTRTALRPAVLGTTAGAVVSGLLMLVANPPIIYAVALPVTMVLAFTIGRLWGAAWAQAMFTLLLTFVFAQLAPPSWRLAEARLENVLLGAAIGVLAGVVMWPRGATRDLSRNTASYLAASGDAVIETVEAVLGGDRPGRALARARRAMGLADASYNQYHSERHDPWARHVDWEAALAAGHQAVYGAEALLARNPPGALATWPDAGALLRDSAGRVRSAYDDAAERVTRGGTPHPNLPRKRGVDELGRTRPLVDEPGDGRRVRHLVEVDLWLDGLADRLARLQPPAGANG from the coding sequence GTGCTCGGAACCAGCCTGGCTTGGCTACGCCGCCGCGACCCGGGGTACGTCGCGCTGCGGCGCGCCGCCCGCCTGACCATCGTCGCGTCCACCGTCTTCTACACCTGCCGGTACGCCCTCGGCAGCGTCAACCTGGCCACCTACGGGCTGTTCGGCACGGTCGCCGCCGGGGCGTTCGCCCAGTTGCCGGGCTCAGCGCGGGAACGGGCCCGGACGCTGCTCGCCGCGCTGCCGGTGGCCTGGGCCCTGGTCGCCGCCGGCACCGTGCTCGCCGCGAACACCTGGGCCGCGGCCGGCGGGATGCTGGTCATCGGGTTCGCCGTGGCGTTCGCCGGTGTCGGTGGTCCCCGCCTGGTCGGGCTCGTCAGCGCGCTGCAGCTCTTCTACATCCTGGCGTCGTTCCCTCCGTCCCAGCCGAGCACCCTGCCCGAGCGGCTCGGCGGCGTGTCGCTCGGCATCGGCCTGATCGCCGCCGCGGAGATGCTGCTCTGGCCCGACCCGGCGCCGGTCAGCTACCAGCAACGCCTGGCCGACGCGGCCGGTCGGCTCTCGGCGTACCTGGAGGCGACCGCGGCGGCGTTGACCGATCCGACGGGTGACCGCCGGGACCGCGACGTAATGCGCGGCCGGGCCGCGGAGGCGGTGGACCGACTGCGGCTCGCCCAGCTACCCCCGGTCCAGAGACCGACGGGAGCGGGCGCCCGCGACCGCACGCTACGGGTCTGCGGTGCCGCCCTGACCGAGGTGCTCGCGGAGGCCGACCGGCTGGCGGCGGAGACGACACGGCAGCCGCTCCCGGACGGGAGGACGGTCGCGGTGCTGGGGTGCTGCGCCGACACGACCCGCGCCGCGGGCGCCGGCCTGCTTCCCGGCGCGCCGCCCGCCGACGTCGCCGCCCTGGACGCGTCCATCCGGCGAGCCGAGGCGGCGTACCCCAACACAGCGACGGGCCCCGGCGCCGGCCTGGACGTGGAGCGGTTGCGCCGGGACGCGACCGCGCTGGCCGTCGCCGACCAGGTCCGCATCTTCGCCGTCGGCGCCCGACTGGCCGGCGGCACGCCGGTGCACGGCGAGGTGGAGCTGGGGGCGTACCGGGAAGTGTTCGACGACGCGCGCCGACCGCCGTGGGTGCTCTACTGGCGGCAGTTCCGGTCACACCTGTCGCCCTGGTCGGCGCCGGCGCAGTCGGCGCTGCGGCTGGCGGTGGCGCTGGCCGCCGCGCGGGTGGTCGCCGGGAGCCTGGACCTCATGCACGGCTTCTGGGTCCTGCTCGCGACCCTCACCATCCTGCGGACCTCGGCCGTGGACACCCGCACGGCCCTGCGACCGGCGGTGCTCGGCACCACCGCGGGCGCCGTCGTCAGCGGCCTGCTGATGCTCGTGGCCAACCCGCCGATCATCTACGCGGTCGCCCTGCCGGTCACCATGGTGCTGGCCTTCACGATCGGACGCCTGTGGGGCGCGGCCTGGGCCCAGGCCATGTTCACCCTGCTGCTCACGTTCGTCTTCGCCCAGCTCGCGCCGCCCAGTTGGCGACTGGCCGAGGCCCGCCTGGAGAACGTCCTGCTCGGCGCCGCGATCGGCGTCCTCGCCGGGGTGGTCATGTGGCCGCGCGGCGCGACCCGCGACCTGAGCCGGAACACGGCCAGCTACCTCGCCGCCAGCGGCGACGCGGTGATCGAGACGGTCGAGGCGGTTCTCGGTGGCGACCGGCCCGGCCGGGCCCTGGCCCGCGCACGTCGGGCGATGGGCCTGGCCGACGCCTCCTACAACCAGTACCACTCGGAGCGGCACGACCCGTGGGCCCGCCACGTGGACTGGGAGGCGGCCCTGGCCGCCGGCCACCAAGCGGTGTACGGCGCGGAGGCGCTGCTGGCCCGCAACCCGCCCGGCGCGCTGGCCACGTGGCCCGACGCGGGTGCGCTGCTGCGGGATTCCGCCGGGCGGGTCCGGTCGGCGTACGACGACGCGGCGGAGCGGGTGACGCGCGGCGGCACCCCGCACCCGAACCTGCCCCGGAAGCGCGGCGTGGACGAGCTCGGCCGGACCCGGCCGCTGGTGGACGAACCGGGCGACGGGCGGCGGGTCCGGCACCTCGTGGAGGTCGACCTGTGGCTCGATGGTCTGGCCGACAGACTCGCCCGGCTCCAGCCGCCGGCAGGCGCGAACGGGTGA
- a CDS encoding L-threonylcarbamoyladenylate synthase, whose product MARYYDVHPDNPQPRAVGQVVDLIRGGGLIAYPTDSCYALGCQLGNQAGLDRIREIRRLDERHHFTLVCRDFAQLGQFVKVSNSVFRLVKASTPGSYTFILPATREVPRRMLHPRKRTVGVRVPDHAVAQALLAELGEPLVSSTLILPGEDEPMTQGWEIKERLDHLVDAVIDAGDCGKEPTTVIDLSQDEPEVLRRGAGDPSRFE is encoded by the coding sequence ATGGCGAGGTACTACGACGTGCACCCGGACAACCCGCAGCCGCGAGCCGTCGGGCAGGTCGTCGACCTGATCCGCGGCGGTGGCCTGATCGCCTACCCCACCGACTCGTGCTACGCGCTCGGCTGCCAGTTGGGCAACCAGGCGGGCCTGGACCGGATCCGGGAGATCCGACGCTTGGACGAGCGGCACCACTTCACGCTGGTGTGCCGGGACTTCGCCCAGCTCGGCCAGTTCGTCAAGGTCAGCAACTCGGTGTTCCGCCTGGTGAAGGCGTCCACGCCGGGCAGCTACACCTTCATCCTCCCGGCCACCCGGGAGGTGCCGCGCCGGATGCTGCATCCCCGCAAGCGCACGGTCGGGGTGCGCGTACCGGACCACGCGGTCGCCCAGGCACTGCTGGCCGAGCTGGGGGAGCCGTTGGTGTCGAGCACCCTGATCCTGCCCGGCGAGGACGAGCCGATGACCCAGGGGTGGGAGATCAAGGAGCGGCTGGACCACCTCGTCGACGCGGTGATCGATGCCGGCGACTGCGGCAAGGAGCCGACCACGGTGATCGACCTGTCGCAGGACGAGCCGGAGGTCCTGCGTCGCGGGGCCGGCGACCCGTCCCGCTTCGAGTAG
- a CDS encoding SRPBCC family protein, with product MIVRTRWTMPHPPDVLWPALCDSRIELQPRCPAFYLGTPRPTECRLPDGPGAVGADRQCVSEQGVVRQRITQWEPPARLAFHMESTDLGFHRFVDHLGDVFDLTPSGGGTVVTRTTTVTVRGFGRAALYPALFVGLKSVHRFVFRNWQKMALSPPSAN from the coding sequence ATGATCGTGCGTACCCGCTGGACCATGCCGCACCCGCCGGACGTGCTGTGGCCGGCGCTGTGCGATTCCCGCATCGAGCTGCAGCCCCGGTGCCCGGCGTTCTACCTGGGCACGCCCCGACCCACCGAGTGCCGCCTGCCGGACGGGCCCGGTGCGGTGGGCGCGGACCGGCAGTGCGTCTCGGAGCAGGGTGTGGTGCGGCAGCGGATCACCCAGTGGGAGCCGCCGGCGCGGCTGGCGTTCCACATGGAGTCGACCGACCTGGGTTTCCACCGGTTCGTGGACCATCTCGGGGACGTGTTCGACCTGACCCCGTCGGGTGGCGGCACGGTGGTGACCCGGACGACGACGGTGACGGTTCGCGGGTTCGGTCGCGCCGCGCTCTATCCGGCGTTGTTCGTCGGGTTGAAGTCGGTGCACCGCTTCGTGTTCCGCAACTGGCAGAAGATGGCGTTGTCGCCGCCCTCGGCAAACTGA
- a CDS encoding SDR family oxidoreductase, which yields MRIAVVTGGSSGIGQSAATQIADRGAGVILTYSSNESGALDTVARIEKDGGTAVALPLELGRSDTFAAFRESVVAALRDTWQRDTFDALVNNAGFAQMSMFEDTSEDLFDRFVRVLLKGPYFLTQTLLPLMVDGGAIVNVTSNSALLSGLEPGYSAYATMKGGLTTLTRSMAKEFSTRGIRVNSVAPGSTRTRLADNAFARFPEVIPALAAKTALGRVGEPDDIGLLIAALVGDEGRWITAQNIEVSGGYNL from the coding sequence ATGCGGATCGCAGTCGTCACCGGCGGAAGCTCCGGTATCGGGCAGAGCGCGGCCACCCAGATCGCCGACCGTGGCGCAGGAGTCATCCTGACCTACAGCAGCAACGAGTCCGGAGCGCTGGACACCGTGGCGCGCATCGAGAAGGACGGCGGGACGGCCGTCGCGCTGCCGCTGGAGCTGGGCCGGTCCGACACCTTCGCGGCCTTCCGGGAGTCCGTCGTCGCGGCGCTGCGCGACACGTGGCAGCGGGACACGTTCGACGCGCTGGTCAACAACGCCGGGTTCGCACAGATGTCGATGTTCGAGGACACCTCCGAGGATTTGTTTGACAGGTTCGTGCGGGTCCTGCTCAAGGGGCCGTACTTCCTGACCCAGACCCTGCTGCCGCTGATGGTCGACGGTGGGGCCATCGTCAACGTCACCAGCAACTCGGCGCTGCTCTCCGGCCTGGAGCCGGGCTACTCCGCGTACGCGACGATGAAGGGCGGCCTCACGACGCTGACCCGCTCGATGGCGAAGGAGTTCAGCACGCGTGGCATTCGGGTCAACTCCGTCGCGCCCGGTTCCACCCGTACGCGCCTCGCGGACAACGCCTTCGCGCGCTTCCCCGAGGTCATCCCGGCTCTCGCGGCGAAGACGGCCCTGGGCCGGGTGGGCGAACCCGACGACATCGGCCTGCTGATCGCGGCGCTGGTCGGCGACGAGGGGCGCTGGATCACCGCGCAGAACATCGAGGTCTCCGGCGGCTACAACCTCTGA
- a CDS encoding amidohydrolase family protein, with amino-acid sequence MTGVRRRDLLAGAAGAAALAGSGIAAADPARASGDDRRPDERRVPLRQGTDVAAQLSPDGRMIAMDLVSVLWVLPASGGPARRLTSDLYDIAQPEWAPDNSTITFQSYRDGAFNLWLIRPDGSGLRQLTRGPYDHREPRFSPDGRRLAFSSDRTGSYGIHLLDLASGEITAVADTAVEEYEPAWSPDGTRIAFVVANTRIDVVDLASGARTTAVTAPAGAVLHSPAWTPDGGDLVYHRLLDGRSELWRSDAALVTGEDAYPFRVSWRSDREFVYTADGRIRRRRLDADRRHDIGFVAPVTVATPRYRKRRRDFDSTARRPVVGIGSPVLSPDGRQVAFRALNDIQLMTIGQPPRPLTRDQWWTCDPAWSPDGRYLSYSTDRGGKLDIWVRDLRTGAERQLTNLPDAAAVSGTWSPDGGHLAFLDQNGALYTVEVGSGTVQPVFAATFEPGRPTWSADGRFIALAAVVPYSARYREGLSKILVVERATGAARYLDPMPHRSIQTRGDDGPVWSPDGQRMAFVVASVLWVVDVHPDGTFAGPPRQVTHEVTDAPTWSGDSTRLLYLNNGRLRLVSADGGTPRTVPVGLTWTNSRPRGRTVIRAGRLWDGAGPRLRADVDVVVEGHRIVAVEPTRPGRDGRIVDARDGVVIPGLIDMHHHREMQGYAYGARQNRLWLSLGVTTTRSPGSPAYHMVEERESVQSGARIGPRYFATGEAVDGPRIFYNFMRPTFDERQLALELERAGALDYDLMKAYVRLPVGWQRAVVEWSHRHGIHATSHYHYPAFAFGSDGMEHTGATNRFGYSRTVTAIGAGYQDVIDIFNASRAARTPTLFGANTLLREDTSLVTDRRVRTLYPSWQYAALQAAVTTAQTTDQTANRENLARQVAQAAAMIRGGGRVLTGTDSPIAFNAVSLHLNLRAMVAYGLTPYEALTTATRAPGEFLEEPIGQIAPGRYADLVVLGGDPLADIDQAANVRHTMANGVLHSVDDLLAPFAAARIMAAPTTAVLPPLPAHPDNAGYWWHDPHYVEESRHACCAEA; translated from the coding sequence ATGACGGGCGTCCGGAGACGGGATCTGCTGGCGGGAGCGGCCGGCGCGGCGGCACTGGCGGGGAGCGGGATCGCGGCGGCGGACCCGGCCCGGGCGTCGGGCGACGACCGCCGACCCGACGAGCGGCGGGTCCCGCTGCGGCAGGGCACCGACGTCGCCGCCCAGCTCTCCCCGGACGGCCGGATGATCGCGATGGACCTGGTCAGCGTGCTGTGGGTGCTGCCGGCCTCCGGCGGCCCGGCCCGCCGGCTCACCAGCGACCTGTACGACATCGCCCAGCCGGAGTGGGCGCCGGACAACTCGACGATCACCTTCCAGTCCTACCGCGACGGTGCCTTCAACCTGTGGCTGATCCGCCCCGACGGGTCCGGGCTGCGGCAACTCACCCGCGGCCCGTACGACCACCGGGAGCCGCGCTTCTCGCCGGACGGGCGGCGCCTCGCCTTCTCGTCGGACCGGACCGGCAGCTACGGCATCCACCTGCTCGACCTGGCCAGCGGCGAGATCACCGCGGTGGCGGACACCGCCGTCGAGGAGTACGAGCCGGCCTGGTCGCCGGACGGCACCCGGATCGCGTTCGTCGTCGCCAACACCCGCATCGACGTGGTCGACCTGGCCAGCGGCGCCCGGACCACCGCGGTGACCGCCCCGGCCGGCGCCGTCCTGCACAGCCCCGCGTGGACGCCCGACGGCGGCGACCTGGTCTACCACCGGCTGCTGGACGGCCGCAGCGAGCTGTGGCGCTCCGACGCGGCCCTGGTCACCGGCGAGGACGCGTACCCGTTCCGGGTCTCCTGGCGCTCCGACCGCGAGTTCGTCTACACCGCGGACGGCCGGATCCGCCGTCGCCGGCTCGACGCCGACCGCCGCCACGACATCGGCTTCGTCGCCCCGGTCACCGTGGCCACCCCCCGCTACCGCAAGCGCCGGCGGGACTTCGACTCGACCGCCCGCCGGCCGGTGGTCGGCATCGGCAGCCCGGTGCTGTCCCCGGACGGCCGGCAGGTGGCGTTCCGGGCGCTCAACGACATCCAGCTCATGACGATCGGGCAGCCGCCCCGCCCGCTCACCCGCGACCAGTGGTGGACGTGCGACCCGGCCTGGTCCCCCGACGGCCGGTACCTGTCTTACTCCACCGACCGGGGCGGCAAGCTGGACATCTGGGTGCGCGACCTGCGGACCGGCGCGGAGCGGCAACTCACCAACCTGCCGGACGCCGCGGCCGTCTCCGGGACCTGGTCGCCCGACGGCGGGCACCTCGCGTTCCTCGACCAGAACGGCGCGCTCTACACCGTCGAGGTCGGGTCGGGCACCGTGCAGCCGGTCTTCGCCGCGACCTTCGAGCCCGGCCGCCCCACCTGGTCGGCCGACGGGAGGTTCATCGCCCTCGCCGCCGTGGTGCCCTACTCCGCGCGCTACCGCGAAGGGCTGAGCAAGATCCTGGTGGTCGAGCGGGCCACCGGCGCCGCCCGCTACCTCGACCCGATGCCGCACCGGTCGATCCAGACCCGGGGCGACGACGGGCCGGTCTGGTCGCCCGACGGCCAGCGGATGGCGTTCGTGGTGGCCAGTGTGCTCTGGGTGGTCGACGTCCACCCCGACGGCACGTTCGCCGGCCCACCCCGCCAGGTGACCCACGAGGTCACCGACGCACCGACCTGGAGCGGCGACTCCACCCGGCTGCTCTACCTCAACAACGGCCGGCTGCGGCTCGTGTCCGCCGACGGCGGAACGCCGCGTACCGTCCCGGTGGGTCTGACCTGGACCAACAGCCGGCCCCGCGGGCGTACGGTGATCCGCGCCGGCCGGCTCTGGGACGGCGCCGGCCCGCGGCTGCGCGCCGACGTCGACGTGGTGGTCGAGGGGCACCGCATCGTCGCGGTGGAACCGACCCGGCCCGGCCGCGACGGCCGCATCGTCGACGCCCGCGACGGCGTGGTCATCCCCGGCCTGATCGACATGCACCACCACCGGGAGATGCAGGGCTACGCCTACGGCGCGCGGCAGAACCGGCTGTGGCTCTCCCTCGGCGTGACCACCACCCGCTCGCCGGGCAGCCCCGCGTACCACATGGTGGAGGAGCGGGAGTCGGTCCAGTCCGGAGCCCGGATCGGGCCCCGGTACTTCGCGACCGGCGAGGCCGTCGACGGGCCCCGGATCTTCTACAACTTCATGCGCCCGACCTTCGACGAGCGGCAGCTGGCGCTGGAGCTGGAGCGGGCCGGTGCGCTGGACTACGACCTCATGAAGGCGTACGTGCGGCTGCCGGTGGGGTGGCAGCGCGCGGTGGTCGAGTGGTCGCACCGGCACGGGATCCACGCCACCTCGCACTACCACTACCCGGCGTTCGCCTTCGGCAGCGACGGCATGGAGCACACCGGCGCCACGAACCGGTTCGGGTACTCCCGCACCGTCACCGCGATCGGCGCCGGCTACCAGGACGTCATCGACATCTTCAACGCCTCCCGGGCCGCCCGAACGCCGACCCTGTTCGGAGCCAACACGCTGCTGCGCGAGGACACCTCGCTGGTCACCGACCGGCGGGTGCGCACCCTCTACCCGTCCTGGCAGTACGCGGCGCTGCAGGCCGCGGTCACCACGGCGCAGACCACCGACCAGACGGCCAACCGGGAGAACCTGGCCCGGCAGGTCGCCCAGGCTGCGGCGATGATCCGCGGCGGCGGGCGGGTGCTGACCGGCACCGACTCGCCGATCGCGTTCAACGCGGTCAGCCTGCACCTCAACCTACGGGCGATGGTCGCGTACGGACTGACCCCGTACGAGGCGCTGACGACCGCCACCCGGGCGCCAGGCGAGTTCCTCGAGGAGCCGATCGGGCAGATCGCTCCCGGCAGGTACGCCGACCTGGTCGTGCTCGGCGGGGACCCGCTCGCCGACATCGACCAGGCCGCCAACGTCCGCCACACGATGGCCAACGGCGTGCTGCACAGCGTCGACGACCTGCTCGCCCCGTTCGCGGCCGCACGGATCATGGCCGCCCCGACCACCGCCGTGCTGCCGCCGCTGCCCGCGCACCCGGACAACGCCGGCTACTGGTGGCACGACCCGCACTACGTCGAGGAGAGCCGGCACGCGTGCTGCGCCGAGGCGTGA